From Humisphaera borealis, the proteins below share one genomic window:
- a CDS encoding ISL3 family transposase yields the protein MSIEELTALLGGWKGYTLGTVGRVEPGQHGPTLPEVHLELHPVRDHPRVCSGCGKTCRSIHDTAERWVDDLPIFDAMTRLLVHRVRVACPDCGPKVEKLDWLEPYARVTTRMARSVAQLCRVLPIKHVADYFGLNWKTVKKIDKAWLTRTLGPVDLDGVTKLAMDEFAIQKGHRYATVVIDPNCKRVLWVGRGRSREEVRPFFELLGPERCKRIVAVAMDMNAAYDLEVREHCPNAEVVYDLFHVVAKYGREVVDRVRVDEANKVKDDKPARKVIKGSRWLLLRNADNIEKEQDRIRLAELLKANRKLAAVYVLKDDLKELWFYRHVGYAKQFWDEWYGRAIRSRIDPLKRFAGKLKGYLPGILSHCRFPLNTSVLEGINNKIKVIKRMAYGYRDDAYFFLKIRQAFPGVGR from the coding sequence TTGTCGATCGAAGAACTTACCGCCCTCCTCGGCGGCTGGAAAGGCTATACGCTCGGGACCGTCGGACGCGTCGAACCCGGCCAGCACGGACCGACCCTTCCGGAAGTTCACCTGGAACTCCATCCCGTCCGCGACCACCCCCGCGTCTGCTCCGGCTGCGGCAAGACCTGTCGCTCGATTCATGATACCGCTGAACGCTGGGTCGACGATCTGCCGATTTTCGACGCCATGACCCGGCTGCTGGTGCATCGCGTTCGCGTCGCCTGTCCGGACTGCGGGCCGAAGGTCGAGAAGCTCGACTGGCTGGAGCCCTACGCCCGCGTGACCACCCGCATGGCCCGCAGCGTCGCGCAGCTCTGCCGGGTGCTGCCGATCAAGCATGTCGCCGACTACTTCGGGCTGAACTGGAAGACGGTCAAGAAGATCGACAAGGCCTGGCTCACGCGTACGCTCGGACCGGTCGACCTCGACGGCGTGACGAAGCTGGCGATGGACGAGTTCGCGATCCAGAAGGGTCATCGCTATGCGACGGTCGTGATCGATCCGAACTGCAAACGCGTGCTTTGGGTGGGCCGCGGCCGCAGCCGGGAGGAGGTCCGGCCGTTCTTCGAACTGCTCGGCCCCGAGCGTTGCAAACGGATCGTGGCGGTGGCGATGGACATGAACGCCGCGTACGACCTGGAGGTGCGGGAACACTGTCCCAACGCCGAGGTGGTGTACGACCTGTTCCACGTCGTCGCCAAGTACGGGCGTGAGGTGGTGGACCGGGTCCGCGTGGACGAGGCGAACAAGGTGAAAGACGACAAGCCGGCGCGGAAGGTGATTAAGGGCTCACGCTGGCTGCTGCTGCGAAACGCCGACAACATCGAGAAGGAGCAGGACCGGATCCGGCTGGCGGAACTGCTCAAGGCCAACCGCAAGCTGGCGGCGGTCTATGTGCTGAAGGACGACCTGAAAGAGCTGTGGTTCTACCGGCACGTGGGCTACGCGAAGCAGTTCTGGGATGAGTGGTACGGCAGAGCGATCCGCAGCCGGATCGATCCGCTGAAGCGGTTCGCCGGGAAGCTCAAGGGATACTTGCCGGGGATCCTGAGTCACTGCCGATTCCCGTTGAACACTAGCGTGCTGGAGGGGATCAACAACAAGATCAAGGTGATCAAGCGGATGGCCTACGGGTATCGTGACGACGCCTATTTCTTCCTCAAGATCCGCCAGGCGTTCCCCGGAGTTGGGAGATGA
- a CDS encoding DUF1501 domain-containing protein — MLIASRRAFLRQILFAAEPVVADPGGHTLVCVFLRGGADTLNIVVPFGDADYYRNRPTLAIAEPKKAGDDAAIGLTDFFGFHPKMSPLFPLFKEGRLGIVNAVGSDDQSGSHFEAQDQIEHGEGFGRQIGGGWLGRHLRSRIAGGDSPLAAVAIGPTLPESLRGAPAAASFESVDEIQLPTAAGKSSAVAKALSKMYATRAGVLGDQGKQTLQLLDRVEQLRGKPYKPEAGVDYPKDEFGKAMMEVARLIKAGLGLEAACVDLGNWDTHFFQGLGNGLQSTLINSLAQGLAAFDADMATRRDQVTTIVMTEFGRRLYENGSAGTDHGRGFAMMALGGRIAGGKILGDWPGLTDQRGIPAVPGVAGPGGLEVKVDYRSILAEVLTDAVGSTQTARVFPDFKPAPVGLVKRSVA, encoded by the coding sequence ATGCTCATCGCATCCCGCCGAGCTTTCCTGCGGCAGATCCTCTTTGCCGCCGAACCTGTTGTCGCCGATCCCGGCGGGCACACGCTGGTGTGCGTCTTTCTCCGCGGCGGGGCCGACACGCTGAACATCGTCGTCCCGTTCGGCGACGCCGACTACTACCGCAACCGGCCGACGCTCGCGATCGCCGAGCCCAAAAAAGCCGGTGACGACGCGGCGATCGGCCTGACCGACTTCTTTGGCTTCCATCCGAAGATGTCTCCCCTTTTTCCGCTGTTCAAGGAAGGCCGGCTGGGGATCGTCAACGCCGTCGGCTCGGACGACCAGTCCGGGTCGCACTTCGAAGCGCAGGACCAGATCGAGCACGGCGAAGGGTTCGGCCGGCAGATCGGCGGCGGATGGCTCGGGCGTCACCTGCGATCGCGAATTGCCGGCGGCGACAGCCCGCTGGCGGCCGTCGCGATCGGCCCGACGCTGCCTGAATCGCTTCGGGGTGCGCCGGCGGCGGCAAGCTTCGAATCGGTCGACGAGATCCAGCTTCCCACCGCCGCCGGCAAATCATCCGCCGTCGCCAAGGCGCTCTCGAAGATGTATGCCACCCGCGCCGGCGTGCTCGGCGACCAGGGAAAGCAAACATTGCAACTGCTCGATCGCGTCGAGCAACTGCGCGGCAAGCCTTACAAGCCCGAGGCCGGTGTCGATTACCCCAAAGACGAGTTCGGCAAGGCGATGATGGAGGTGGCAAGGCTCATCAAGGCCGGCCTGGGTCTGGAAGCCGCGTGCGTGGACCTGGGCAACTGGGACACCCACTTCTTCCAGGGCTTGGGCAACGGACTGCAGTCAACGCTGATTAACAGCCTCGCCCAGGGCCTGGCGGCGTTCGACGCCGATATGGCGACCCGCCGCGATCAGGTGACGACCATCGTGATGACCGAGTTCGGCCGGCGGCTGTACGAAAACGGCTCGGCCGGCACCGACCACGGGCGAGGCTTCGCGATGATGGCATTGGGTGGGAGAATCGCCGGCGGCAAAATCCTGGGCGACTGGCCCGGCCTGACCGACCAGCGCGGCATTCCCGCCGTCCCCGGCGTAGCCGGCCCCGGCGGGCTAGAAGTGAAAGTCGACTATCGCTCGATTCTTGCCGAAGTACTGACCGACGCCGTCGGCAGCACGCAAACAGCCAGGGTCTTCCCCGACTTCAAGCCAGCGCCTGTCGGATTGGTGAAGCGTTCTGTCGCGTGA
- a CDS encoding DUF1800 domain-containing protein has product MSRPLMPSQFSRRRALLAAGAAAAVVPLAGCEKLISEATRRMGTDVPETLSVPTGPDTDAAHHLLCRAAYGPWPGDLDEVRTLGQSTWIERQLAPDDIDDSACDLRARVFEELLDAPGECYEFKREVLRADLSRHTLLRAVYSRRQLYEVMVGFWTDHLNINIEKGDCIYLKPWDDQEVVRKHALGKFRDLIRASATSPAMLVYLDGNQNTFAKAGDIPNENYGRELLELHTLGVHGGYTQTDVYEAARALTGWRVGKGFYRGSVFFEPKLHDDTAKAVLGVSLPAGGGEADIDRLVDIVCRHPATARHIALKLCQKFVAEDPPAPLVERVAAVFTQTDGDIKSLVRTILTSAEFAAAKGVKFKRPFQFIASSLRAVAADTHAHAPLIEYLVRMGQGIFQYPTPDGYPDKADPWLGTLLWRWNFAFALASGSVPTVVSPLDKLTKAIAGGGDARGAYFRYLTGRDGTAEEMEAIREAVPGNGTSASERADLIALVLASPAFQMC; this is encoded by the coding sequence ATGAGCCGGCCACTGATGCCATCGCAGTTCTCCCGCCGGCGGGCGTTGCTCGCGGCCGGGGCCGCGGCAGCGGTCGTGCCGCTGGCCGGGTGCGAAAAACTCATCAGCGAAGCCACCCGCCGAATGGGAACCGACGTTCCCGAAACGCTGTCCGTTCCGACCGGCCCGGATACCGATGCAGCCCATCACCTGCTGTGCCGCGCCGCCTACGGGCCGTGGCCGGGCGATCTCGATGAGGTTCGGACACTCGGCCAGTCGACCTGGATCGAACGCCAACTCGCTCCCGATGACATCGACGACAGCGCGTGCGACCTGCGCGCCCGCGTCTTCGAAGAACTGCTCGATGCCCCTGGCGAATGCTACGAGTTCAAACGAGAGGTGCTACGCGCCGATCTATCTCGCCATACGCTTCTCCGCGCCGTCTACAGCAGGCGTCAGCTCTACGAGGTGATGGTCGGCTTCTGGACCGACCACCTCAACATCAACATCGAAAAAGGGGACTGCATCTACCTCAAGCCCTGGGACGACCAGGAAGTGGTTCGCAAGCATGCCCTGGGAAAGTTCCGAGACCTCATCCGCGCCTCGGCGACCAGCCCTGCGATGCTCGTCTACCTCGACGGCAATCAGAACACCTTCGCCAAAGCCGGCGACATTCCCAACGAAAACTACGGCCGTGAACTTCTCGAGCTGCATACCCTCGGCGTCCACGGCGGCTACACGCAAACCGATGTTTACGAAGCCGCTCGTGCTCTCACCGGCTGGCGGGTCGGCAAGGGGTTCTACCGCGGATCGGTCTTCTTCGAGCCCAAGCTGCACGATGACACCGCCAAGGCGGTTCTCGGCGTCTCGCTACCCGCCGGCGGCGGCGAGGCCGATATCGATCGGCTGGTCGATATCGTCTGCCGTCACCCGGCAACGGCACGGCACATCGCTTTGAAGTTGTGCCAGAAGTTCGTCGCCGAGGATCCGCCCGCGCCGCTGGTCGAACGCGTCGCCGCGGTCTTCACGCAGACCGACGGCGACATCAAATCCCTCGTGCGGACGATCCTGACCAGCGCAGAGTTCGCCGCCGCGAAGGGCGTGAAGTTCAAACGTCCGTTCCAGTTCATCGCCAGCAGCCTGCGGGCCGTCGCCGCCGACACGCACGCCCACGCCCCCCTGATCGAATATCTCGTTCGTATGGGGCAGGGCATTTTCCAGTACCCCACACCCGACGGTTACCCCGACAAGGCCGACCCCTGGCTGGGCACGCTGCTTTGGCGGTGGAACTTCGCGTTCGCGCTCGCCAGTGGATCGGTGCCCACGGTGGTGTCGCCTTTGGACAAACTGACGAAAGCGATCGCCGGCGGCGGCGACGCGCGAGGTGCCTACTTCCGATATCTGACCGGTCGCGACGGAACCGCCGAGGAGATGGAAGCGATCCGCGAAGCCGTGCCGGGAAATGGAACGAGCGCGTCAGAGCGCGCCGACCTGATCGCGCTCGTGCTGGCGTCGCCGGCGTTTCAGATGTGTTGA